ATTGAAGGAAAATACGTAGAATCTTGCTTTTTACCGGAAATGTTAGCAACTCGCCGGATTAAAGCCGCAACCCGTAAAGTCCTTAACGCAATGGCTCATGCACAAAAGCATGGTATTGATATTACAGCCTTGGGTGGTTTCTCCTCTATTATCTTTGAAAACTTCAAATTGGAGCAGTTCAGCCAAGTTCGTAATATTAAGTTAGAGTTTGAACGCTTCACTACAGGTAATACTCACACAGCCTATATTATTTGTCGGCAGGTAGAACAAGCATCAAAACAACTTGGCATAGAACTTTCCCAAGCAACAGTGGCCATATGTGGTGCTACTGGTGACATTGGTAGCGCCGTCACTCGCTGGCTTGATGCTAAAACTGATGTCAAAGAACTGCTATTAATCGCCCGTAACCAAGAACGGCTGCAAGAGTTACAAGCAGAATTGGGACGTGGCAAAATCATGGCTTTGGATGAAGCACTACCCCAAGCTGATATCGTTGTTTGGGTAGCTAGTATGCCTAAAGGTGTGGAAATTGACCCCACAGTTTTAAAGCAGCCTTGTCTATTGATTGATGGTGGGTATCCGAAAAACTTAGGTACAAAAATTCAGCATCCTGGCGTTTATGTGCTAAACGGTGGTATTGTAGAACATTCGCTGGATATTGACTGGAAAATTATGCAAATAGTCAATATGGATGTGCCAGCACGCCAATTATTTGCTTGTTTTGCGGAATCTATGCTTCTGGAATTTGAGAAGTTGTACACGAACTTTTCTTGGGGGCGTAATCAGATTACCGTAGACAAAATGGAGCAGATTGGTCAAGCATCAGTAAAACATGGGTTTAGACCACTGCTGGTTTAGTCAATAGTCCATAGTCATTGGTCATTAGTCTAGACTTGGGCTTTTGACTTTTGACTTAATAACTCAACCCTTAACCCTTATAAATTTTACGATGGCTACAACTGAGCGTAAACCACTACTGTTGGATTTTGAAAAACCACTGGCAGAACTGGCAAACCGGATTGATCAAATTCGGCAATTGGCAGAGGAAAATGGTGTAGATGTGTCTGGTGAAATTCGCAAGCTAGAAACACGCGCCATGCAGCTACGGGAGGAAATTTTTAGCACTCTCTCCCCAGCCCAAAGATTACAAGTAGCCCGTCATCCCCGTCGCCCCAGTACCCTCGACTACATCCAAGCGATTAGTGATGAATGGATGGAGTTGCATGGCGATCGCTGTGGTGGTGATGATCCAGCTTTGATCGGTGGTGTAGCGCGGTTGGCTGGTCAGCCTGTGGTTATGTTGGGTCATCAAAAAGGGCGGGACACCAAAGATAATATTGCTCGAAATTTCGGCATGGCTACCCCAGGTGGTTATCGTAAAGCGATGCGCCTGATGGAACACGCCAATAAATTTAGAATGCCAATCTTAACATTCATCGATACTCCAGGCGCATTACCTACAGTAATAGCAGAACGCCAAGGCGCTGGGGAAGCGATCGCCTATAATCTACGGGAAATGTTCTCTTTAGATGTGCCAATTATCTGTACCGTCATTGGTGAAGGCGGTTCTGGTGGTGCTTTAGGTATTGGTGTAGGCGATCGCTTATTGATGTTTGAACACGCCGTTTACACTGTAGCTACCCCCGAAGCCTGCGCCGCCATTTTGTGGAAAGATGCCAGCAAAGCGCCCCAAGCAGCCGTTGCCCTCAAAATCGTTTCCCACGATCTGAAAAACTTAGGCATCATTGACCAAATCTTACCTGAACCCATCGGTGGCGCGCATTCCGAGCCTTTAACAGCCGCTACAACCCTCAAGCAAGCCCTTTTAGACAACCTAGAAGAACTCAACCGTTTAACCTCTCAAGAACGCCGCCAACTACGTTACGATAAGTTCCGCAAA
Above is a genomic segment from Nostoc sp. MS1 containing:
- a CDS encoding long-chain acyl-[acyl-carrier-protein] reductase, with the translated sequence MFGLIGHLTSLEHAQAVAQELGYPEYADQGLDFWCSAPPQIVDHIKVTSITGEVIEGKYVESCFLPEMLATRRIKAATRKVLNAMAHAQKHGIDITALGGFSSIIFENFKLEQFSQVRNIKLEFERFTTGNTHTAYIICRQVEQASKQLGIELSQATVAICGATGDIGSAVTRWLDAKTDVKELLLIARNQERLQELQAELGRGKIMALDEALPQADIVVWVASMPKGVEIDPTVLKQPCLLIDGGYPKNLGTKIQHPGVYVLNGGIVEHSLDIDWKIMQIVNMDVPARQLFACFAESMLLEFEKLYTNFSWGRNQITVDKMEQIGQASVKHGFRPLLV
- a CDS encoding acetyl-CoA carboxylase carboxyltransferase subunit alpha, with the translated sequence MATTERKPLLLDFEKPLAELANRIDQIRQLAEENGVDVSGEIRKLETRAMQLREEIFSTLSPAQRLQVARHPRRPSTLDYIQAISDEWMELHGDRCGGDDPALIGGVARLAGQPVVMLGHQKGRDTKDNIARNFGMATPGGYRKAMRLMEHANKFRMPILTFIDTPGALPTVIAERQGAGEAIAYNLREMFSLDVPIICTVIGEGGSGGALGIGVGDRLLMFEHAVYTVATPEACAAILWKDASKAPQAAVALKIVSHDLKNLGIIDQILPEPIGGAHSEPLTAATTLKQALLDNLEELNRLTSQERRQLRYDKFRKIGVFAEVNH